The genome window AAAAGGTGCAAATCGTGACATGTGCACTTTACCGAACGGAGAAAATGTGGAAAACGTGACCTGTGCACTTTACCGGacagagaaaaggtgaaaaaagttaCCTACACTTTACCGAACAGAGAAAATGTGTTTTGATATGTGTCCTACACTTTCCCAAACGGAGAACAGGTGCATGCAGAACGTTACCTACACTTTACGAACAGGGGAAAGTATTTTGTTACGTGACCAACATTGCATTTAACGATTTCAGATccaaaacacaaaacacaaatggcGATAATCAATTgaagttagtgctaaaactgcTAATTATTGATGTCTTTTGCACTAATTATGGGTCAAAACAAGGAAATACGAttcgctgagtacgataatctagtaTGGCGCATGGCAGGGCGAGGCTGCTGGGAGATGCGTGGAGTCattttcttaaacacttcggcgcccaaacacacatatttgacaacgcTTTCGGAGGAGCTAATTGCATTTCTGGGGGCATTTTTATAACCCTAGTGTTAgattggcccttcttctgtaccacgaacctaaaagaacactcattagaatccgattaatctccgTGTTggtctttggaagtagttgacgtgaggggtggaagcgtctgacaacaccaACCGTGCTCTTGGGCTCAGCCGCCGCGTCACATCTCGCCTACTTTTCctcaaaatctaattataataagTCTGGTCACTTTCCGCGAAAATCTCGTCGGGCTCGCAACGACACGGGGTCGGGTGTACAGCGTTGACATGGATCAGGATGCCTAATACATGTGCTGTAGGTGACTGCACatccaattataaacacaaacgtGGAATTGTTTTTCACAgttaaataagaatggtatacttggagttaataaagaaataatagaatgactgaaaaggtagtatactcgtacagtggacaaaaaaatacaagtcacccatcaattactccgttttctgtcctcGGACCATGGAGATAGAATTTGTGgtcgacatcagccctaaaaagtgaatccgccgaactgtcattttttgggccgcaaggttgtggacacctgccaggtgtcaggtAAGGCTGCCCCTTAATGGGCTCGACCAAGctgccaggtgttgtcaggtcaggtatttatgaaataaatctaccgcaacaataaatgtacagtactcaaaaacaccatcataatgaatgagacggaattagcgggccgtgtcgattccaccaattctacctccatgccttGGACCCACCGAGGCACCATGACGCCACCTCTttgccacgcctctcctgcgcGTGTACATACTTGGTATGATTATACTTTGGTTTTCCTGTCGATGCGCCTTTtctcgttcctcttttcctctggGTAATACCACGGCTGGCGACATACATCTGAGGCCTTATTAGCTATACCCGGCCTCACTCCACAACTACCAACATACACTTCTCATTTATGTATATCGATCGGTTTGCTGTTGTTATATTTACGATACAATGATAGCCTACGTATGCCATGTCACTTCATATATACATAGCGGATTATTTAGTCTGATTGGCACATAATACACTATACGATCCTTTATACTATACATTATCGCAACACTATAAAAGATGAAACGATAGTGTGAGTGAGAATTAGGTGCCGAAAAACTTCACGAGGCGGCCGCGAGTACGTAACAAGGTATAGTACAAGGAAAAGCTGGCTAAATAACGGGACGGGGGCAGGATAAGCGGAACgtacagccagccagccagtgacAGGCAGCTGGTGGTACTGAaaacaccccttccctcccccccacccacccacacccagggaccgtattctcaaacacttcggggcttacacacccacattttgaTAAGGTTTTTGTAGatcttgtgggcatttccatgggtaatattatgagcctagtggtgatttgacaatgcttctgcaccttgaacttgAAAACCATTCATGGGGAAGCCAACTAATCTTATGTGTGgcttttggaaatatttgttgtgagaatcGAATGCGTCTGAGAATAAGGGCCGTTGAACCACCCACACCCAGGACCCATACGAGAGATCCTGCCCACACCCAGCCTCCCTTGTACTCGACGGTTCATTAGCTAACTATACCTGTATCTCACCACGCACGACCGAGTACGGGGAAtactaaacaaaagaaaaacctcCATCCTTCGGCATATCATTGTCCAACCCCCGAGCTGCTCCCTCACAACCCGACGAAAGAACAAagtgtaagataaggtaaagttgggggcatctAAAGGGgcaattacactgggcaaatttttcgtagatcttcagtcaaaccacgatttccgctggcgtggttctcatatttccgtggttttctgacgtgtccacgatcttccagagctatggtagatttcaccaaaggacgacggtattactcaccatcatcagcaacaagaacaagaaacaaatgagaacaacCCTTAAAgctataactgcgcgtggcctcggtgctcatccagATGTGATCATTACAACCTAAGAACATGTGATAATTATTAGTCTGGTGAGCTGTTGTCGTTTGCATTCAAGTGATAAGTTTTctgttcgcctcctcctcctcccttcccccaccacacacaccacaacgtCCACCATTCGTAGTTTGTAGGTGAATATTCGTTGGTCTGTGAACTGTGTCTTTCCCATTATTCATTGAGAGACAGACATATTCGGTAGTGTTAAGGGATggtctacttcttccattcctcccctcgccccccccctccacaccaaaaaaaaaaaaaaatggtctctGAATGAGTCTCGGGTATACAGCGCCATGAACACCAACGAAGAAACAAGTGACAAGCGAATAAACAAGTGACAAGCGAGACCGACGTTACAAATATTTGATGTGGACTGTGAAGTTCAAACAAACACTGCGCTACTTGCGAACGACACACTGAAACGCAAAGGCATCCTACAGCAACTCTATTCGTGAGAAAACATCGCTACGAGAAAGGTAACTGAGAAAACAATCCTTTATGGAACGTCACAGACTCAAGATGGTTGTAAATGGAAGTTTACTGCATGAAAATCTCCCGATACGCCGATATAGTTTTAGATCACGAACCATTTACTTTTATACCTATGAGAAATGTGGCTTacttaagaagagaaaaagtggtGCTCTGAACTGCCTGATATCTGGGGAACGCTCAAGTCACGTCGCTAAGACAGAAAGCGTCACTCCCGAATCGATAAACGTGCAGTCGACTTCTGACTTACACTTGCTGAATCCAGTCGTATCCCAACATTGCTTCCTTCCACTGCAAAGACAGTAAGTACTATACATCGTCGGCATACGTGCAATACAGACAAATTTCAAAGGTATAAATAAGCCTGAAAATAAAGTGTGAAAAAAGCCGTGGCCCCGGGGATGCTTGCCTTTAATGATGCGTCAATAAAAATAAACTTTTGGAGCTGAAACACAGGAAAGAAATTCAAGTGAAAACAATTTAGTATACATCGGCATTTTCTTCACTTACGTTTTGATATACCTTAGTGTTTCGAAGCGATACTTTCACAAATGAACGCACAGTACTCTGAGCAGAGTTAACACCAGGCATGGGGTAATTGTAATCGATTAGGtacaatcgattacagtttttcaagtaatcataatcgtaatcgattaccctctttttttttaagtaatcgtaatcgtaatcgaataCATTGAAAATGTAATGGTAAATAGCTACAATAATTTTCATGTTAATAGAGTCGTTTAAGATAAGGACCCAAGGCAGACGTGAGGCATGAACTGGCGATTCTGGGAATGGATCAACGTGTCTGGCGGGGCGCCGTAAACATCCTTTAACACCCTGGGGCGTCTGGGGAGATCGCGGAGGGCCATGCAGTCCACCCGGCTCAGTGCGTGGCTGTGGTGGCAGGGCAGGCGCGGGGGCTGGAGCGGCCGCACTATATGGTGCTGCCTGCTGGGGGCCTGGATGCTGCTGGTGACGACTCAGGTGGTGGTGCTGCAGACACGCCCGTACATCGTCCACCCGGCCCTGGCGCGGGAATGCTACCCAGGGGGCGGCGGTAGGGGTCTGCAGCTCGCGAACACCTGCTGCCGCATGCATAACTACACCGGCCAGAACGTGACCACTTGTGCTGAGAGGATCCGCGCCGCCGCAGCCCACAATCCAAGGTACGCGATCAAGACACACGCCACGATGCGGGCAATAAGTTATAGCAGATCTATATGCATGAAGTTTTCGAAGGTGTGGCAATTACTAAACACACACGCAGGAAAAAATTATAAGCATAGTATGTATAGATTTACAAGGCACGCGGAATGTAATAATAGGTTGAGATTTTCTGTGTTACATATATCATACACAAGATGTTACAATGACTCCATGACTTTTGTTAAGAATAGTTTTTCAAGGCACAAGCTCCTCCCCGGCAGAGGCAGACACCCACGGTCCGCCGCCACGCCCAGCACCAGCATCCACAGCCCTAACGAGTACCTTATCAGCTTCTACCGCGCCGCCTCCCGCGCCTCATCCAACAGCTCTTCGTCGCCCGGCTCGCCCCTCCCTCTGGACAGCGCGAGGGCCCCAGCAAACATTACGTGGGCGGTGGTGGGGGACTCCCGCGTGAGGCAAGTCTTCAGCGGCCTGGTGACGAGACTCGCCTCGCCCAGACTCCGGTACAAGAAGCCCTCCACGCTGGTAAGTCCCATTACACGCCTACATAAGATGCTTACAAGCAGGCCTCAGCGGTGGGGCGTacgattttttttatccttcccaaCAGCGCCTACTCGTATACGTATAACTGCCTCTTAAGTGTGAGGGGATGGGGGCGAGGCATTACCGCACCGCCCCTCCCGCCTGCATCTCCTGAGAAACATGAGGATGGAAATGGTTTGAACTAAGCTTACCTCCGACAGCCCACCTTGGCCCCTACCTCCTACGGGGTATTTCgctcctcgccccccccccccccttcgacACCCGCCGTCTAGATTGAGACATTGACATGCAAAGCTGGGTGCATCTACCACTACAATATAGTACCACCATCATCCTTTTCTTAAAACTCTCATATCCACTAGCAATACCCAGTCGACAGCATAAAAAATAGCTACGTTTATAATAACTGGAGCTGATCATTGATAACTTAATATTAATAGCTGCAGATCACTGCAATCACATATAAAGCCTTAATATGTCAATGAAGATGTCCTAATTTGAGTCTTGTGTCTCAGGGTAAGTGGCGCAGCATACACGAGCTGACTGAGAGTCTGCGAACGGGGAAGCTCCACGAGGACATTGAGGTGTACCATCTGGATGCCTCGCTGAGACTCGTGTTCTACTGGGATCCATTACTGACACGTCTGCCACAGCTTCTCCGCCAGTGGGAGGACAACACTAAGCACCGCCCAGCCCTCTTACTGATAGGCAAGTATCCTGGTGACTGATTATTCACTGCCAACATGTAGAGCTACCGTTGCACAGTAAGGTGAAGAAATATTACAGAATGACTTATCTGTGCAATTACTATGTACTATAAATTAAAAGATTTGGGTACTTTATGAAAAGGGACTCTACCACTAGCACTACAAAAAAGAGTACttaagaaaaatataatacatgatgaaAGTAAATATAACAGTATAGACACAGCACCTTTCATTAGTTCACATAGGGGCCTCAATAATAATTGGGACTTCACAAT of Eriocheir sinensis breed Jianghai 21 chromosome 14, ASM2467909v1, whole genome shotgun sequence contains these proteins:
- the LOC126998496 gene encoding N-acetylneuraminate 9-O-acetyltransferase-like, with the translated sequence MQSTRLSAWLWWQGRRGGWSGRTIWCCLLGAWMLLVTTQVVVLQTRPYIVHPALARECYPGGGGRGLQLANTCCRMHNYTGQNVTTCAERIRAAAAHNPRGRHPRSAATPSTSIHSPNEYLISFYRAASRASSNSSSSPGSPLPLDSARAPANITWAVVGDSRVRQVFSGLVTRLASPRLRYKKPSTLGKWRSIHELTESLRTGKLHEDIEVYHLDASLRLVFYWDPLLTRLPQLLRQWEDNTKHRPALLLIGSALHWMKSAISPSPPKSPQLPVPTLGRYRQHMLSFLPLLAQQAKTIQTILLLQDHVLESHIFKEYHNIYSNNNIDQYNTFLSFYITGTDIILWDSNIPFSDMYHKQCKHNHRKTYDMTWNCADPMHSGYVIVEKYVDMLMNDVCNPFLDLEAGYC